The sequence TTACCCAATTTGAAGCTGTTGGAACAATCGTTAGAACTTCAATCACCTCTGCTTCAATGAAATAAACCATAATGTATTGCTCGGAGAATACATCCTCAAGCGTCCCTTCAACTCGTCCGGGTTTGTAAGTGGCGATACCGGCCAGAGCCTCGCCTTTGATTTCGATCAGATCATCGTTTTTGATAGCAGACTCCACACTGACATACTCTATGCGTTGCGTCATGTCGTGATGCGATCATCAATCGCCTGTTGGTTCCAGACTAGCCTCAAGACTGCGTCCCGCCCTTATTACACGCACGAAAAAAAATCGGCATTACGCCGAGTGCGTTGTAGGCAATATCAGGCTTCCAAACCCATTCCTTTTTTTTAGGGACTTATCGAGCATAGAGCATCTCAGCGCTTGGGTGAATCCGATAAACCATTTTCTGGGCCTAAATACTGAGGTCCGTTCAGGGCACTGCAAATTTGAAAACGGCGAGGCGGAGGCGGTTGAACGGAGAAATCGGGCTTCTAAATACATAAATCTCAGTCAATATGTTAAAAATCAGAATAGTCTGTGCGTTTCAGAGAATTGTCTCATATCAAATGGGATGAATTCTTGAGAAGATTGTGCTCAGTTTGATTGCGTAGTCTCAATAGACATCGCCAATGTAAAAGGGCTTCATGAATCAATCTTCTCGCGTGTGTTTTCCAACGAAAAGGGCCGCGTTTGCCGCTGCCTTTGAATTAATTGAGTCGACAGGTAAGATCAAAACAGTTCGGGCGCAGCATGGCGCGGTCACGATGATCGCCGCTTTTGCGCTTAGTGCAGGGATCGCCTCTGGCAGCGCGGCTGCAGCAGTTTTGATAACTCCGCTGGCAGGTCCTTCTGCTCACGCAATATGTAAAAAACTGAATGTCAAACATCCTGAACGCTGTCTGGACGATTTCACAGGGGGCCCTTCGGTTAAGGGTGTTATTACACCCTTCGCGCTCACTTCCGGCAACGACGGTATAGCGATTTCGCAGAACGGTGCGCAACCGCAGGTTGGCGATGCGGGAGATATTGCTATCGGTAGTGAGGCGGTCGCAGACTCGTCTGCCACCGTTGAGCAGCCCGCCGTCGCGGTTGGTTATGGTGCGAAAGCGCAGGGGGCCGGAATCGGTATCGGCGCGGAGGCCAATGCTTCTGGTACCGGGGCGGTGGCCACTGGCTATAAGGCAGCGGCGTCGGCCCGTTTTGCGGTAGCAATTGGTGCCAGTGCAAATGCCTCGAATTCCAATGCCATCGCAGCAGGTGCCAAAGCCGCTGCATCAGGAGATTCGGCGATTGCTATCGGTTCCAATGCCAGCGCCACCGCGCTAAATTCTGTTGCGCTCGGCGCAAATTCAAATACCGGGACGCGCGTGAATGTCGTCTCTGTAGGTGACGTTGCCGATGGCAGCCAACGCCAGATTATTAACGTCGCGGCAGGCACTGAAAGCACTGATGTTGTTAACCTCGGGCAGCTGACGACCACGAATGATGCGGTGACTGCTCTCGGTGGTCGTGTCGGTGAGAACGAAGGCGGCATTGTCGCCATCAATGACACGCTGGCGGGATTGGGAGCGACGGTGTCCTCCGCAGTGGTGTATAACGCCGACAAGTCGATGGTCTCATTGGGAGGCACCAGCGGCACGATTATTGATAACCTGAGTACAGGCATTATTTCGGCAACCAGCAAGCAGGCAGTGAACGGCAGTCAACTATTTACGATGCAAACCGAATGGGATCAAAAGCTATCCGATCTTACCGGTACACCTGATATTGTTATCAACGATTTGCAGGACAAATATGATGCGCTAAATGGCCGGGTCGGCGATCACGGCGTGCAAATTGACGGTATAAACGGTCGCGTCGGCATGATTGAGTCCGGCATCGGTGGCGGCAACGTTGAAGGCTCAGGCTTCGGCATAAACGCCGCAGGGAATGTTGAGCTGGGCAACGGGGCGGAAGCTTCCGGCCTGCAGAGCACTGCGGTGGGCACGGAAGCCGTTGCGTCCGGTACGAACAGCACTGCATTGGGCGATCACGCATCGGCCACCGCCGACGGGACTACCGCGATTGGCTCGAATGCCTCCGCGACTGGTGACAACGCGGTTGCCATTGGTGTTGGTTCGGTGGCAGCGCGGGACAACAGTGTGTCGTTTGGTTCGCCAGACAATGCGCGTCAGCTGACCAATGTGGCTGATGGTAGTGCAGCCACCGATGCGGTCAATATGCGTCAAATGGATGGCGCGATTGCGGGTGTGAACGGTCGTATTGACCGTCTCGATACCCGTATCGATGAAATGGGAGCGATGAGTGCGGCTTCCACCCAAATGGCGTTAAGCACAGCCGGTTTGCGTGGCGCGCATCGTCTCGGCGCGGGAATCGGTTTTCAGAATGGTGAGTCAGCGCTGGCGCTGGGCTATCAGCACGTATATGCCAGAGGCGCACGGACGTTGAGCGTTGGCGGCTCTGCTTCCAGCCGCGGAACAGTATCCTTCGGTGCCGGTGCAGGGATCGCGTGGTAGGCCGGTAAAGAGCGAAAGCGCTTTCGAAGTAACGTTGAAGCACTGCACGGCTGGCTCTCCAGTTGCAGGATAATTAACCTGGGGGAGGCGACAATCCTGCTGGACGGCTAAAGACACAACGATTCAACGTCAGTATTAATGTCATGCTTCAAGGTCATTTTCAATGTCATGGCTCAGTGTCCTGGCTCAATGTCCTGGCTCAATGTCCTGGCGCAATGCCATTGAGCCAGGATCAGGATAAATTACAATTCGATACGGGTCCCTAGCAGCGTCAAAAACTGCGCCAGCCATGCAGGATGTGCTGGCCATGCCGGTGCAGTCACCAGATTGCCATCGGTATGGGCGGCAGTGATATCGATCTCGGCGAAGGTACCTCCGGCCAGTTCTACTTCCGGCGCACAGGCGGGATAGGCTGAACAGGTTTTGCCCTTCAGCACGCCGGCGGCCGCCAGCAATTGCGGGCCGTGACATACCGCCGCAATCGGTTTGTTGGCGGCGTGGAATTGCTGAACGATTTCAATGACGCGCTTGTTCAGACGCAAATATTCCGGCGCACGACCGCCTGGAATCAGCAGAGCATCATATTCCGCCACGTCCACATCGATAAAGGATGCATTGAGTGTGAAACGATGGCCGGGCTTTTCACTATAAGTCTGATCGCCTTCAAAATCGTGAATGGCTGTGCGGATGCTGCCACCGGCGGATTTATCAGGACAGACGACATCGACGCTATGTCCCACCATTTGCAAGGCCTGAAACGGTACCATCAGTTCATAGTCTTCGACGTAATCGCCTGCAATGAACAGAATTTTTTTTGCGCTCATGATGATCTTTCAGTAAGAGTTGTGGA is a genomic window of Glaciimonas sp. PAMC28666 containing:
- a CDS encoding YadA-like family protein — protein: MNQSSRVCFPTKRAAFAAAFELIESTGKIKTVRAQHGAVTMIAAFALSAGIASGSAAAAVLITPLAGPSAHAICKKLNVKHPERCLDDFTGGPSVKGVITPFALTSGNDGIAISQNGAQPQVGDAGDIAIGSEAVADSSATVEQPAVAVGYGAKAQGAGIGIGAEANASGTGAVATGYKAAASARFAVAIGASANASNSNAIAAGAKAAASGDSAIAIGSNASATALNSVALGANSNTGTRVNVVSVGDVADGSQRQIINVAAGTESTDVVNLGQLTTTNDAVTALGGRVGENEGGIVAINDTLAGLGATVSSAVVYNADKSMVSLGGTSGTIIDNLSTGIISATSKQAVNGSQLFTMQTEWDQKLSDLTGTPDIVINDLQDKYDALNGRVGDHGVQIDGINGRVGMIESGIGGGNVEGSGFGINAAGNVELGNGAEASGLQSTAVGTEAVASGTNSTALGDHASATADGTTAIGSNASATGDNAVAIGVGSVAARDNSVSFGSPDNARQLTNVADGSAATDAVNMRQMDGAIAGVNGRIDRLDTRIDEMGAMSAASTQMALSTAGLRGAHRLGAGIGFQNGESALALGYQHVYARGARTLSVGGSASSRGTVSFGAGAGIAW
- a CDS encoding DJ-1/PfpI family protein produces the protein MSAKKILFIAGDYVEDYELMVPFQALQMVGHSVDVVCPDKSAGGSIRTAIHDFEGDQTYSEKPGHRFTLNASFIDVDVAEYDALLIPGGRAPEYLRLNKRVIEIVQQFHAANKPIAAVCHGPQLLAAAGVLKGKTCSAYPACAPEVELAGGTFAEIDITAAHTDGNLVTAPAWPAHPAWLAQFLTLLGTRIEL